CTCGCCCAAGACGCGCAAAATATCATGAGGGTTGACGGAACCGTCCATCAAAGGCTCACCAGCACGAACGAAGTCGCCTTCGCGCACGCGGATGTGCTTACCTTTAGGAATCAAGTATTCACGAACATCACCGACTTCTGGTGTTACCAAAACTTTACGTTTGCCTTTGGTATCTTTACCAAAAGAAACAGTTCCGGTGATTTCAGAAATCACAGCATGGTCTTTCGGACGTCTGGCTTCGAAAAGCTCAACAACGCGGGGCAGACCACCGGTAATATCCTTGGTACGGGAAGCTTCGCGGTTAAGCTTAGCGATGATATCACCGGACTGAACCGTGTCACCGTCTGCAACCACCAAAATGGCGCCCACTGGCAACATGTAGCGTGCTTCCGCAGCACCGGTCATCACAGAACCCTTCACCTTGCCGGAAGTATCCTTCACGGTGATGCGTGGTCTTGCGCTGGCATCTCTGCCTTCGGTGACGACTTTGTGTGATAGACCGGTGGTTTCATCGGTTTTCTCGGAGAGGGTTACGCCTTCTACCAAGTCGCCAAAGTGAACCACACCAGTGGCTTCGGTCAAGATTGGTGCTGAGTACGGATCCCATTCGACCAAAATCGTTCCTGGCTTCACTTGCATGCCTTCGGTTACCCGAACGACAGAGCCGTAAGCTGCAGGATAGATTTCGCGTTCACGACCGCTTTCATCCACAATCTTAATGGAGCCTTGACGGTTCATAGCGACAAATGCGCCATCTCGCCTTTCGACCACATGAAGATTGTCAAACACAACCTTGCCCTCGCCTCTTGAGCTATGGCTAGATTCTTGTCTGGATGCCGATGCAATACCCCCGATATGGAAGGTTCTCATGGTTAACTGAGTTCCAGGCTCACCGATGGACTGCGCTGCAATCACACCGACGGCTTCACCCACGTTCACCAAGTGGCCTCTTGCCAAATCTCGGCCATAGCAGCGCACGCAGATGCCGCGACGTGTCTGACAGGTCAGCACGGAGCGAATGCGTACACGGGAGATACCCGCATCTTCCACCATCGAAACCAAAGCTTCGTCGATTTCGGTGCCAGCCTCAATCAAGACTTCGCCTGACAGAGAGTCAACAACGTCTTCTAAGGTTACGCGGCCAAGAATACGGTCACCGATATTTTCGATAATATCGTTACCTTCAACCAGCGGGGTGATTTCGATACCGTCGATGGTACCGCAATCGTATTCCGTGATGATTGAATCTTGAGCAACGTCAACCAAACGACGTGTCAAATAACCGGAGTTAGCGGTTTTAAGCGCCGTATCTGCCAAACCTTTACGCGCACCGTGAGTGGAGATGAAGTACTGAAGTACGGTCAATCCTTCACGGAAGTTTGCAGTAATTGGGGTTTCGATAATCTCGCCGGAAGGCTTAGACATCAGACCACGCATACCTGCCAACTGTTTAAGCTGCTGGGTTGAGCCTCGGGCACCGGAGTCAGCCATAATGTATAGCGGATTGAAAGAAGGCGTTACGCGCTTTTCTTTGCCGTCTGGTGAAGTCATGACTTCAGTAGACACCACGCTCATCATTTCTGCTGCGATTTCTTCAGCCGCTTTAGACCAGATATCAATAACTTTATTTTTACGCTCGCCGTCTGTAATCAACCCTTCAACGTATTGATCGGTGATTTCTTCGACTTCTAAGCGGCAGCGCTCAACAATCTCTTCCTTCTTAGCAGGAATCAACATGTTGTGCATGGCCACAGAGATACCGGAGCGAGTTGCTTCGGTGTAACCCAAAGTTCGCAAGCGATCCGCCAAGATGACAGTCTCTTTTTGACCGGTGAGTCTGTAGCAACGGTCAATCAAGTCCATGAGCTCTTTTTTGCCCATCACTTTGTTAATCGCTGTAAACGGCACGGCTTCTGGAATGATTTCGTACATCAGAACGCGACCAATGGTCGTTTCGTACATACGGCCTTCAATCCGAACGTTCACCGAAGCATGCAAGCTCGCTTCACCGGAATCATAAGCCATTCTAACTTCATCTGGACCGGAAAGGGTCATCCCCTCGCCTTTCGCAAATGGTCTGGAACGGGTCATGTAGTAGCAACCAAGCACGATATCTTGAGACGGCACAATAATCGGCTTACCAGAAGCTGGTGAGAGAATATTGTTGGTACTCATCATCAAAACACGAGCTTCAAGCTGTGCTTCAATAGATAACGGCACGTGAACAGCCATCTGATCGCCGTCGAAATCCGCGTTGAATGCCGTACAAACGAGTGGGTGAAGCTGAATGGCTTTACCTTCGATAAGCACTGGCTCAAATGCCTGCATACCCAATCTATGCAAAGTAGGCGCACGGTTTAAGATCACCGGATGCTCTTTGATAACTTCTTCTAAAACGTCCCAAACTTCTGGCTTTTCTTGTTCAACCATGCGTTTAGCCGACTTAATGGTCGTAACATAACCGCGTTGTTCAAGCTTATTATAGATGAATGGTTTGAAGAGTTCCAAAGCCATGGTCTTAGGCAAACCGCACTGATGCAATTTGAGTTCAGGTCCCACGACGATTACGGAACGACCGGAGTAATCCACACGCTTACCGAGCAAGTTCTGTCTGAAACGACCGTACTTACCTTTGAGCATGTCGCTCAAGCTCTTCAATGGGCGCTTGTTAGGACCAGTGATGAGCTTACCGCGGCGACCGTTGTCAAACAACGCATCCACAGCTTCTTGAAGCATGCGCTTTTCATTACGAATAATGATTTCAGGCGCATTCAATTCTTGAAGACGTTTCAGACGGTTGTTTCGGTTAATCACTCGACGATACAAATCGTTCAAATCGGAAGTCGCAAAACGCCCGCCTTCCAGTGGAACCAATGGACGAAGGTCTGGTGGAATGACTGGAATGACTTCCAGAAGCATCCACTCTGGCTTGTTGGCTGAGCCTTTGAAAGCTTCCAAAACTTTAAGACGCTTGGAAATCTTCTTACGCTTAGCATCCGAAGTGGTTTCACCCAGCTCACCGCGGAGCTGTCTGACCATGTCTTCAATGCCTTTGCTATCGCCGTTCATGCCGCGTTCTAGTTGACGCAGCAATTCACGGATAGATTCAGCACCCATACCAACCAAGAAGCTATCATCACCGTATTCATCCAAGGCTTTTTGATATTGCTCTTCCGTCAAAAGCTCGCCGAGCTTCATCGGGGTCGCACCTGGATCAACAACAATATAGGACTCGCAG
This sequence is a window from Myxococcota bacterium. Protein-coding genes within it:
- the rpoC gene encoding DNA-directed RNA polymerase subunit beta', which encodes MKDIFNFFEKPKDPLSFNAIRIQLASPDKIRDWSYGEVKKPETINYRTFKPERDGLFCAKIFGPIKDYECLCGKYKRMKHRGVVCEKCGVEVIQSKVRRERLGHIVLATPVAHIWFLKSLPSRIGALLDMTQKDLEKVLYCESYIVVDPGATPMKLGELLTEEQYQKALDEYGDDSFLVGMGAESIRELLRQLERGMNGDSKGIEDMVRQLRGELGETTSDAKRKKISKRLKVLEAFKGSANKPEWMLLEVIPVIPPDLRPLVPLEGGRFATSDLNDLYRRVINRNNRLKRLQELNAPEIIIRNEKRMLQEAVDALFDNGRRGKLITGPNKRPLKSLSDMLKGKYGRFRQNLLGKRVDYSGRSVIVVGPELKLHQCGLPKTMALELFKPFIYNKLEQRGYVTTIKSAKRMVEQEKPEVWDVLEEVIKEHPVILNRAPTLHRLGMQAFEPVLIEGKAIQLHPLVCTAFNADFDGDQMAVHVPLSIEAQLEARVLMMSTNNILSPASGKPIIVPSQDIVLGCYYMTRSRPFAKGEGMTLSGPDEVRMAYDSGEASLHASVNVRIEGRMYETTIGRVLMYEIIPEAVPFTAINKVMGKKELMDLIDRCYRLTGQKETVILADRLRTLGYTEATRSGISVAMHNMLIPAKKEEIVERCRLEVEEITDQYVEGLITDGERKNKVIDIWSKAAEEIAAEMMSVVSTEVMTSPDGKEKRVTPSFNPLYIMADSGARGSTQQLKQLAGMRGLMSKPSGEIIETPITANFREGLTVLQYFISTHGARKGLADTALKTANSGYLTRRLVDVAQDSIITEYDCGTIDGIEITPLVEGNDIIENIGDRILGRVTLEDVVDSLSGEVLIEAGTEIDEALVSMVEDAGISRVRIRSVLTCQTRRGICVRCYGRDLARGHLVNVGEAVGVIAAQSIGEPGTQLTMRTFHIGGIASASRQESSHSSRGEGKVVFDNLHVVERRDGAFVAMNRQGSIKIVDESGREREIYPAAYGSVVRVTEGMQVKPGTILVEWDPYSAPILTEATGVVHFGDLVEGVTLSEKTDETTGLSHKVVTEGRDASARPRITVKDTSGKVKGSVMTGAAEARYMLPVGAILVVADGDTVQSGDIIAKLNREASRTKDITGGLPRVVELFEARRPKDHAVISEITGTVSFGKDTKGKRKVLVTPEVGDVREYLIPKGKHIRVREGDFVRAGEPLMDGSVNPHDILRVLGEKALAKYMVEEIQEVYRLQGVRINDKHVETIVRQMLRRVRIKDPGDTSFLGDEQVEKQLFETENERILGQDGRPAISEPLLLGITKASLSTESFISGASFQETTKVLTEAAVAGKVDYLRGLKENVIMGRLIPAGTGLPNYRYLNMEVQDAGVIEEGGLMESVPLELLESA